The following are encoded in a window of Oreochromis aureus strain Israel breed Guangdong linkage group 10, ZZ_aureus, whole genome shotgun sequence genomic DNA:
- the timm22 gene encoding mitochondrial import inner membrane translocase subunit Tim22: MRALVFRRHLLEALSLRNMAASTRAANAAASNPQGPASVGPSVDSPTLQYSMILEHLIGDKRPVKDLNPAVMGGLPVPPKSDEQKMIERGMESCAFKSLLACVGGFVLGGAFGVFTAGIDTNVGIDPKDPLRTPTAREVLKDMGQRGMSYAKNFAIVGAMFSCTECIIESHRGKSDWKNAVYSGCVTGGAIGFRAGLKAGVLGCGGFAAFSAAIEYYLR, from the exons ATGCGCGCGCTCGTCTTTCGACGACATTTACTTGAAGCTCTGTCATTGAGAAACATGGCGGCCTCCACGAGAGCTGCAAATGCTGCTGCTTCCAACCCACAAGGTCCAGCTTCGGTCGGCCCGAGCGTGGACAGCCCGACTCTTCAGTACAGTATGATTCTGGAGCATCTTATCGGTGACAAGAGGCCCGTGAAGGACCTGAACCCCGCCGTGATGGGGGGGCTGCCCGTGCCTCCGAAAAGCGACGAGCAGAAGATGATCGAGAGGGGAATGGAGAGCTGCGCCTTCAAGTCTTTGCTGGCCTGTGTGGGAG GGTTCGTCCTTGGAGGAGCTTTCGGTGTTTTCACAGCTGGAATTGATACTAATGTTGGCATCGACCCCAAAGACCCTTTGAGAACTCCAACAGCACGAGAGGTTCTAAAAGACATGGGCCAGAGGGGGATGTCCTATGCCAAGAACTTTGCCATTGTGGGCGCAATGTTCTCCTGTACAGAGTGCATCATAGAATCA cacagaggcaaATCTGACTGGAAGAATGCTGTGTACAGTGGTTGTGTGACTGGAGGAGCTATTGGCTTTCGTG cTGGTCTGAAGGCTGGTGTTCTGGGATGTGGAGGCTTTGCTGCATTCTCTGCTGCAATTGAATATTACTTGCGGTGA